A window of Cydia fagiglandana chromosome Z, ilCydFagi1.1, whole genome shotgun sequence genomic DNA:
GTCTAGGTCGTGACCTAGTCTCATTTGTTGTCGCTGTTAAGGGTGTACAAATGTCACCCTCCCAACCCACGTAAACACTAATAGTGTGATAATTATGACTGTATACCTATGaaaaaaaaccaaaataatTGAACATAAAAGCATACACATGGAGAAAATGCTTGATTAAACAGAATAGTCAGTATGAGAATACAAGCTCACGTTAcccataatatttatgttaaataaacACAATACGAAATATTTTGCAATGACGagaataaattatttgtctgtAATTATTTACACTATTCTTTCTAGCTATCACATCATTTACTAATTCCTGttagtaaaattatatttaattatttaacattCCTTAAATTTAAAGTGAACCAAGCTGGAAACAGTACACATTCATAAGTGAATAAAGTGAGTGAGTAACAAAAGAGGAAGTGAACTGGGagccattttttaatttcgaccgctcgatctcgtgtatttcgtttatttatttattttatttccaatTTCTATCGATATATCAAAAATAGCATTTCTCCGTTTTCCCGAAATCGAACgctcgaaattaaaaaatcggcgcCTGTGGTAATGGGCAGAAGGATTGCTTCCTTAAGACAATGTGAACAGTAAATATGGATGATTTAAACACAAATAATTAAGGTGCAAAGGTGAAAATTAGCAACTACTTTGTTAGTGTACGTACCCAGTAAGTATCTTCTTTACGATCCTGGTAATGCATAATTGAATGTCACAACTGGTCTCAATaaacatacaaaattaaacatatataataatatataggtGTATATATATCAGAGATTAGTCTAGATATTATAAGCAGAAAGAACATTTATCTCCGTGGcacaatttattatttactaggCACGTCCCAACGTCATGAAACTCATGAAGAAAtcaatgatgtttactgatcaTTTGAATACAATATTGCAATATAATTTTGTACGTTGcgttattttttagttttttaggtaTGCATGTTCAGAATATTTGCATGAAACGAATCTCAGGACACGAAAGTGCTCTATCGATAGAgtgaaatacataggttacTAACACTATGGACATGGTCTGAATTAAatagattgattgattgataggTTAGTCGTAGAGCCAATTGATTTAAGATGATAATATAATTGTTATTGCTAAAGACTTTTGTGGAAAATTTGATAGATTATGTGATATTGAgtgtatacataattatacaataACTTATAACAGAGCTTGGTCTTGATGATATTTGTAGCCGTCAATGACGGCACGGCGTCTGGGCTACGGTACGGTTAGTTAACGGCTTTCCGTTTCCATGACATGACGTCATTGACTTTTTTATAGCGTTGATACTATAGAAGTTTAATTTTAGTATGTATAAAATAACTAGTGTTATAGCCGAGGGTCTTGATAAGTATATTTCCAGAGTATTGAGGTTAAAGGTATAAACCCGTGCGATGGCCTTTTCTCCCGTCTCAAGCTTAGCGTGccatgtcttttaatttcctGGCATTACGCCCAACCGGTTTGTTGCGTCTTCCATTTCCGAAAACTTTTGTCTTTGGCAGCGAACAATTATTTAATGTGACGACAGGCGTGCCTTACGCCATTGAATATGATGGCACGCCTGTCGTGTCACACGCCACACgttaaaaacattgatgacacgccTATCGTGCCATCCGCACCGAAACGGTTATCAGGTTAAGAATGAGCTAGGTTAACTTACATTGTTAGGGTCGATGAGACTGTTGCAGGGCGCCGGCGAGTTGGACAAGGCCGACCAGGTGAGGTACATGACGTAGAGCGAGACGACGGAGGACTGCAGCAGGCCGGAGTGCGGGTTGTGCTCCTGCACCGCCGGCAGGATAGAGATCGCGCTCGCGAGCACCACCAGGATCAGGTTGATCGAGATGAAGAACTTGGACAGCCCGCAGCTGGCCTCCTGCGCCTAACATAACATATTTTATCACAATATTTATCTCATTAAAGCACAATTGGACGTTACAACAGCGTCTTTCAGTGTGCAGCTGTGTATAGGTATTTCgaaagatcagcgctggaagtcgccagcaaaaTGATGAAATGGGGCCATTTCGTAACACTATATTTTTCTATGTACCTaagtctgtgtgtttacgaataaaaaactattctattaTATAATTTTCGAAAATCTTACACCTTTAAACGagtaattcttgtatatttatttatttatatgtatgggtgtcccagaattcgacgtcaagccgtaaacggatgatagaccaagtcataacggttatcataaaaatacaaaaaaaaatccaactcatgttctttaaaaattatggtcactttaaaaattcactaaaaaatccacacactgtaattattcaagattacacaataataaaaaaaatagaataaattatggaatttgtagtaacaagagttaaagaaccattacaggatgtggattctttagtgaatttttaaagtgaccataatttttaaaaaacatgagttggattttttttttgtatttttatgataactgttatgacttggtctatcatcagtttacggcttgacgtcgaattctgggacaccctgtatatatttcggggatctcggaaacggcgctaattatttcgatgaaatttgctatatgggggtttttgggggcgaaaaatcgatcagCTAGGTCTCTCTCTcttctctgggaaaacgcgcattttccgagcaaagctcggtctccttTCATTATATATCACCCACGCAGGTGATACGAGTGTTGCCATGATAGTGACCGACCTGCGTGAAGTTGAGGAACAGGAGCACGATGCCGGCGAGGGCGAGCGTGAAGCAGGTGAGCATGGCCAGCAGCAGCGCCGCGTACCTCCCGCGAGACTCCGACTCCTCGTAGTTCGTTATATATCACCCACGCAGGTGATGCGAGTGTTGCCATGATAGTGACCGACCTGCGTGAAGTTGAGGAACAGGAGCAAGATGCCGGCGAGGGCGAGCGTGAAGCAGGTGAGCATGGCCAGCAGCAGCGCCGCGTACCTCCCGCGAGACTCCGACTCCTCGTAGTTCGTTATATATCACCCACGCAGGTGATACGAGTGTTGCCATGATAGTGACCGACCTGCGTGAAGTTGAGGAACAGGAGCACGATGCCGGCGAGGGCGAGCGTGAAGCAGGTGAGCATGGCCAGCAGCAGCGCCGCGTACCACCCGCGAGACTCCGACTCCTCGTAGTTCATTATATATCACCCACGCAGGTGATACGAGTGTTGCCATGATAGTGACCGACCTGCGTGAAGTTGAGGAACAGGAGCACGATGCCGGCGAGGGCGAGCGTGAAGCAGGTGAGCATGGCCAGCAGCAGCGCCGCGTACCTCCCGCGAGACTCCGACTCCTCGTAGTTCATTATATATCACCCACGCAGGTGATACGAGTGTTGCCATGATAGCGACCGACCTGCGTGAAGTTGAGGAACAGGAGCACGATGCCGGCGAGGGCGAGTGTGAAGCAGGTGAGCATGGCCAGCAGCAGCGCCGCGTACCACCCGCGAGACTCCGACTCCTCGTAGTTCGCTGGGGAAAGGGCATCATCAGAACGGGTCAACAACCGCAATATAACGGGCCGCGTTACCTCAAATTTGTTACGGCAATTAATTAGCGATTTCTTTTACCTGTTTCCACTGGGAACAACTgaactatagttcgttatttattagcattagaaaaatggtaaacaatcttgatgtgtcttttaattgaaaaacacgttttaaaaataaatcacggcaaatatgtaacaattatgaatctaatacgatcatttaatattcttctgctttcataagtaattgttactgattttaaagcgtctttcaattaaaagacttgtcaagatcgcttaccttctttctaaagctaaaaagaACGAACTATAAATACCCAGTTATTAGAGGTGGGTGGGGTATGTTAGCAAAAAATCCCACCTCTCACCACTCGGAATATTGAAGAGTAACAGAAAATACAATATTAAACCTAAATTCGGGTGTATAATTATCACAAGGTTCATAACTGAGGGTAATTTTCAAGTGACAGGAATCAAGAATGTCGTCATGGTACAAGTGACACAGTATGTACTTACAGACCCATCTCTCAGCCCACGAGTGCGCAAAATCAATGATCAAGACGAGTTGTATAATGATGTAGCAGAAGCCCCCGATCATGCCGAACACCATCCACGTGGAGGCGAACGAGCCCTCGGGGATGAAGAACGCGCCGACCACACCCCCGATCACCACCAGGAACTTGATGCCCCAAAAACTACAACATTTTTTATtagttacccccttattcataaattcaaattcaaaattatttatttcatgtgatTCAGGTACACACATAGCAAtacacaacaataaacaataaacttaCAAGAATTACACATAAACACAACATATACACATAAAAGTTTACGGGCCCGATTTAGTTAATTAAGTTTTGTCTCTTTCTTATGTCTACATAAGTCAAAGTAACAAAAGAcgaacgattattagctaattgaatttgtagcgcgtttatgaataagggggttaaaatgTAATCAATACCATAGTTAATTGATGAAGTCTAAGATAAAATCGTGTTTAGAATTTGATGGCGCTGTACGGCTCCGTTCAAGCGGTCACTCTGGTTGTCAAAAGTTGACATTTAACAATTCAGTGACCAGGGAAACATGGCGCTATACAGCGCTATCTTCTTCAGCTGTCAAAATCTTAACGTACGATTTTGTTCTAATACTTAACATATTTCCTATTAAACAATAACTCTTCGGTAACagccatttcaatattttttatttggtttatttagaacacaaaaAGTTGTAATCAGcatattatattacatactATTTGTACACAATGTACAGCGACAATGATAATAAACAAATAGACCTAAAGATAAGATAGGTTGAAATCAACTACTTTAGTTGCTACagaataataacataataatcaCGGACGATGAAAATGGGCCGCCCTGTCTAGAAAATGCCACACAAAGAGACCCATATTCATTGTCCCTGAGGGTACATTAAAGTATCGAAAAGAAGAATAAAATGTTATTACTTACCCATTTTGTATGCCGGTACGAGGATCCTTGGAAGACTTCACACCTATCATTATCAATGCCATCAGAATGAAGAACATGCACAGCGCAAAACAAATTCTGAAACCATAATGTAACAATGTTACACAATAGAGTAAAGAATAAGTTAAAACACGACCTAATGGAATACATTTTTTAAGTTTGCTgttcttttctactgacggaaatggcttaaAACGATAAATGTAAAAGTAAGGAAACCTCCAGTTCAAAAAGGATAAAATAAGCTCTCTCCCTCCGAATTAAAGTAGCCAAGGATTTTATATTTCCCTTTTTGAAGACGCTATTTCCAGTACAGATTTGGTGTTTAGGAGACAGCACCCAGTGAGGTTGCTATATTTTCACTACAATGTTTATCTAGAGTCTATATCTTGCTCTTAGATGTTATAAAAAGACACTGTTAGATACCAACCACACAGCCCTAAACATAAAGCCTGTATAAATGCACCTTAACATAAAGTGCAATAAAATGTAATACAATGgttaatacatacctataaacCGCAAGGTAGCCAACAGCATTATTACAATCTACTTTAAAATTTGCCGGTACGACTCCTGTTGAATTAGCACAAAAAGGCACctgaaaaaaaaaggtatttaaaaACTCACTATCTACACTACTATAAAGTGTAAAAACTTACTATACTACTATGTATCATCAGTAATTTTTAACTGTATATAACATCATTTTTCAACATACTCTAGCCAATTTAAATGTATATTACACAGTCATATGATTTCATTGACAACATTTAATTGGTAAGTTTCCTAAAGATGAGCTTACTTTTTGTAGTTCTGTTTTGAGTCCAGGGGCCAGCGTGATGCAAGCGGCCACCATGACCAGCAGCAACATCAGGGTGTACATGAGCCGCGTGGAGGTGGAGTTGGCGCACGAGGGGCACGCCGAGCAGCATAGCGAGCACGCGGCGCTGCCGCAGCAGCACGCGAGCTACAACATTCCATCTCATCAATCTTAATATAGCCAATGTATGTAAATTACTGGCCAGAGTTGCAGAAGACAGAGTAGGTACAGTGGAGaaggttggaggaggcctaATTATACCAAGGGGCACACCAAACTGCGGGACATTTTGtagtttacaaaaaaaacaataatatcaTTTTAAAAACTGTTGAACCCGAGGATCGGAAATAAATGGCTATATAGATagatgtgacgttccatgggaaaaggtaccttatgagggtttctagtttcagagatattaaatgttttgtaaaaaggtgaaaaaatgctcagtTTGTTTCTTCCGAGGCgattatttcctaaaatattcacgttgtcaaaaaatgttttctaaAACACTATATTAATTTCAAAAGACCTATCCAATGACATGTCACATTATAGGATTGAAGCGAAAAAAATGgccacatacattttttttctttttttttcgtttgatACCTATGTTGTAAGATGTCATTTGATATGAGttctaaaataaatagggttcttgaaaaaaacattattgataaagtgaatattttaggaaataatcgccgcgaaagaaacaaaatgtacgtgagtaattttttttttcgtgtcaACCCTATGGTGTGGGATGTTGTTAGAAAAGTCTTTCAAAACGAATAGGGGTTTTAAAAGAACTTTTGtttgataaagtgaatattttcggaaataatcgctttgaaagaaacaaaatgtgtGTGACAATTTTTGATTGTTTCAAccttatagtgtggggtgtcgttggataggcctttcaaaataaatagagATCTTTAAACAACATTTCTTGATATAGTGAatcatttcggaaataatcgtttataaagaaaaaaaaaggttttccttctaacttttgaaccttCTGTccaaaaaacatgaaaaaaatcatgaaaacaGTGCTTAAAAActcaatcaaataaaattaaaacaaacttgatcagttaagccgtttatgagtcatcgctaaaagtcttcccttcttattttaattaaaagcctgGCAACCCTTATTTGTAACCAGATTTTCGCAGGCAACCCAAATACCATTGTATTTATTTGCAGTAAAAttaccatcattttgatgtatatttcaagcgtcagacagatgagtgcaattatcgatataaaatcacctctttaaacacggcaaccaTATAATAGGAAAAAGATAAGCAACCTAGTTGATTTatgttgtacaagttgtatactttccattgaaacttaTCTGAAATCTTTCGTCAGACAAATTGGTGAAGTTTGgcgataaaaatattttcaaaaatatattaaaaatagccttgaccatatttttttaggcaaccctatttatttatgttcaggaacatattttctttcatattttcatagtttcatccgtcagacagattggtgaaggtcgaccCTATATGTGGGATCTTAGACCACACTCAGGTGTAATGACTATTAAGTGTTTAAAGAATCTAAATTATACTAGGCTATTGGGTGTAACTAATAGACTAAATACTATTTTATT
This region includes:
- the LOC134678841 gene encoding probable serine incorporator → MGAVLGLCSAAQLACCCGSAACSLCCSACPSCANSTSTRLMYTLMLLLVMVAACITLAPGLKTELQKVPFCANSTGVVPANFKVDCNNAVGYLAVYRICFALCMFFILMALIMIGVKSSKDPRTGIQNGFWGIKFLVVIGGVVGAFFIPEGSFASTWMVFGMIGGFCYIIIQLVLIIDFAHSWAERWVSNYEESESRGWYAALLLAMLTCFTLALAGIVLLFLNFTQEASCGLSKFFISINLILVVLASAISILPAVQEHNPHSGLLQSSVVSLYVMYLTWSALSNSPAPCNSLIDPNNDRKEDTYWAASFDKQAIIGMVIWVCSVLYSCVRTASNSSKITMSDHILAKEGTGQGGLIANEEGAGAEGGEAGQAKVFDNEGDGVAYNWTFFHVVFALATLYSMMTLTNWFNPSSQLMKENVASMWIKISSSWLCVGIYIWTMVAPAIFPDRDFS